GGACCTATCTCCTTGGCGCGTTGACTACAAAGGGAGACATCACCATAAAAGGTGCCAGGTACGATCACATAATCTCCCTGATAAGCGTTCTGGAAGAGATGGGAGCAGGGGTGGAGAAGGGAAACGACTTTGTAAGAGGATTCTGGAAGGGTCCGTTAAAACCGGTAACCGTTTCTTCAGAACCTTACCCCGGTTTCCCGACGGATCTACAGCCGCTCCTCACGAGCGTTCTAACTACCGTAGAAGGAACCTCTATTCTAGAAGAGAACGTATTTGAAAACCGGTTCGGCTACGTTGACGAACTCAACAGAATGGGAGCGAAGATAAAAGTATCCAGCAGGCAGGCCTTCATAGTTGGTGTACACAGGCTAAGCGGTGCAGAGGTTGTTGCTCCGGACATAAGGGCCGGTGCGGCTCTGGTCATGGCAGGTCTGGCAGCCGACGGCGAGACTATTATAAACAACGTGACTCACATATTCAGGGGTTACGAACGTTTTCAGGAAAAGTTGAGCAGACTCGGAGCAAAGATCGCTTATTACGACGACCGGTGATTGATGAGGTGGTCCTTGCGCATTTTCGGAAACGAACCTGATAAATCTCGAGGGCGTTTGCTAAAAATTTGTGGGAGTGCAGCAGTTTTGTATATCAGGAAGGTGTTCGATTGAACGGACAACGAATAGAGAAAGTCAGGGAAGCGATTTCAATATTGGGGGAGCGTATTCTTTCGTGTGATCTCTGCCCGAAGAACTGTAGGGTCAACAGGTTCATGACGGCCGGCTTTTGCAGGCAGTTTTCAGATCCCAGGGTTTCGGCGATAGTTTTACACTTCGGCGAGGAGCCTCCTCTGGTAAAGAAGGGAGGGGCAGGAGCCGTTTTCTTCAGCGGGTGTACCATGAGCTGTATATACTGTCAGAACTTCGCCTTCAGCCAGAAAAACAATGGCAGAGAGATTTCCGTTGAACGGCTCGGAGAAGCCTTCTTGAGCGTAGAAAGAGAAGGCGCCGTCTGTCTGGATTTGGTCACTCCGACGCCGAACCTGTACGGATTTCTCAGGGCTTATGAATATGCTCTCGTAAGAGGCTTTTCGCTTCCGATTGTCTTCAACACCAGCGGTTACGAAAGACCCGATACCTTGAAACTTCTGGAAGGCATTGTCGACGTTTATCTTGCCGATATAAGATACACAGACGACAAAATAGGAAAGAAATACTCCGGCGTTGCCGACTACTGGTCGGTCACCAGGAAAGCGATCAGAGAGATGTTTTCCCAGGTCGGCTCTTTCAAAGATGAGGAAATGAGAGGTGTGATAATAAGGCATCTCGTTCTTCCTGAAAATTTAGCGGGGACCCGGGAGATGGCAGAATACGTGGCCTTCGAACTTTCGGCCTCCGTTCCCATATCACTAATGTCCCAGTACAGACCAGTTTACAGGGCTCGTGAATACCCCGAAATATCCAGAAGGATTACGCAGGAAGAATACAACGATGCACTCGAAATAATAGATAATTACGGTTTGACAGGCTGGATGCAGCATTTCGATCTTGAAGAACCGTTCCGGGCCAGGCCAGTCGGGTGGGATCAATGATATTCACGATTTCCCTGTTTCTCTGGATAACATTTTTTGGAAAGATCACACCGATGGCTCTAATTTCCGGCGTAATCGTTTCGGGTTTTGTCCAATACATTGCATCGAAACTTATCCCGAAGGGTCCATCTGTAAGAATGGCTTTCAAGATCTTAATGTCGCTACCCCCAGCCATTTTCCAGTCTTTCAGGCTGCTTTTCTCCAGGCCAGTATTCACGGTCAGGTCTGAAGGAATACCGGAAAATCGGATCGAGGAGTTCGGCAAGATCCTTTCGGTGACCATGACTCCTGAGGAGATAGTCATTTCCAAGGATAGAGAAGGTTTTCTGATCCACGAGGTGAAACATTGATTTTTTACATAACGATGTTCTCCCTTATGGCTTCAATAGCCATGCTGGTTTGGTTTTCAGCCGGACAGAATCCTTGGAGATTACTCATTGGATATTCGTCAATTTCCACCAGACTTCTCGTGGGGATAGTCTTTATAGAACTGGTGACGCGGGTCGATTTCATATCCGAGGTTGCCTTGCTCTTTCTCATATTAAACACCAGCGGCACTATAATTGCGGCATATTATCTGGGGGTGCGCAGATAATGGAAATCGTAGGTCACTTTTTTCTCTTCGCTGGACTGGTTTTCGTAGTTATAGGAACCCTGCGTTCGATAATAGCACACACAGTAATCGCCACTTTGCACTTTTTGACTATTGCCGACACCGTCGGCCTGATTTTTATAGTCGTCTCGGCCTTTTTTTTCGGCTGTCTCTCTATAATCGAGACAATAGCTTTCGTGGCTGCCCTGATGGTAACCGGCCCGCTGGTTACCCATGTAATCGCCCGTGCTTATATCAACTCGGAGGGAGAGGGATGAATACAGTAGCGATCATGATCGGTGCCCTCTACCTGATCAGCGCAGTAATAGTCGTAGCATCCAAAAACAGTTTCCAGGCCGTTATCTGGTTCGGAATAATGGGTTCGCTTTCGGCTATCGTCATGCTCTTGGCAGGTGCTCCCGACGTAGCGATGACGCAGTTCACCGTTGGCGTCGCTCTAGTTCTAATAGTTTACATTATGGCTTTGAAGCGCCAGAGGAGAGTTCGGCTGGGTTTTGTGAATGTCCCCTCGATGATCGAGGCCGGTTCGGGCGGTTTGAAGGGACTGGAATGGGAGATCATGAAGAGAATAGACGAAAAGGAAGGGTACCATATAGAGGCGATGGCCTTTGAGAGCAGAGAGGCGGCTATCAAAGCGGTAGAAGCGCATGAGATAGATATCCTGTGCGGTGCCTTCACTCAGGAAGAACTTTCTGGAGATACCCGGGGTATCGCTTATCTTGAAACTTCGATCTTCGATTTTGAAGGGGTCGAAGTTGATTTCGTGAAGCTGAAGCAATTGAGTAGAATGTCGGTTTCACCCCGGCCCGTCTTTTTGAAGAAGAGCAATTACGTTTTTATCGTCTCCAGGAGTTCCGAAGATCTTGCCAGAATTCTTTCGAACGATATAGAGAATATGGTTAAGGATGGAAGGATGGAGAAGATAGTGGGGAGATATCTGTGAAGGTCGTGAAGATTCTGGGTATTATCGCCGCGTCGATGATTTTCCTGGTTGTGGTTCTTCAGGCGAAAATCGACCTCGTCTTTCCAGAAGGGTTGGAAGTGATAATCGGACGTACAAACATTCCAAATGCCGTTACAGCTGTTTATCTGGAGACTCGACTTTACGATACCATTTTCG
This portion of the Mesotoga infera genome encodes:
- a CDS encoding radical SAM protein yields the protein MNGQRIEKVREAISILGERILSCDLCPKNCRVNRFMTAGFCRQFSDPRVSAIVLHFGEEPPLVKKGGAGAVFFSGCTMSCIYCQNFAFSQKNNGREISVERLGEAFLSVEREGAVCLDLVTPTPNLYGFLRAYEYALVRGFSLPIVFNTSGYERPDTLKLLEGIVDVYLADIRYTDDKIGKKYSGVADYWSVTRKAIREMFSQVGSFKDEEMRGVIIRHLVLPENLAGTREMAEYVAFELSASVPISLMSQYRPVYRAREYPEISRRITQEEYNDALEIIDNYGLTGWMQHFDLEEPFRARPVGWDQ
- a CDS encoding hydrogenase subunit MbhD domain-containing protein, whose protein sequence is MNTVAIMIGALYLISAVIVVASKNSFQAVIWFGIMGSLSAIVMLLAGAPDVAMTQFTVGVALVLIVYIMALKRQRRVRLGFVNVPSMIEAGSGGLKGLEWEIMKRIDEKEGYHIEAMAFESREAAIKAVEAHEIDILCGAFTQEELSGDTRGIAYLETSIFDFEGVEVDFVKLKQLSRMSVSPRPVFLKKSNYVFIVSRSSEDLARILSNDIENMVKDGRMEKIVGRYL
- a CDS encoding monovalent cation/H(+) antiporter subunit G, which codes for MEIVGHFFLFAGLVFVVIGTLRSIIAHTVIATLHFLTIADTVGLIFIVVSAFFFGCLSIIETIAFVAALMVTGPLVTHVIARAYINSEGEG